The Verrucomicrobiota bacterium genomic interval GAGGCCCGCACCGAAGCGATGGCTTCGCGCGCGTGTTCGGATGTGATCTCGATCATCTGAATGCTCAGTCGCGGATCGAGCCGCTTGAGCATCGCGCCCAAGTTCGCCGACATGATCCCGCTGCCGATGAGCACGACATCGGACGCGTCGGAGACAAAGCTGGAGGCTGCTTCGGACATCGCTCTGTGAAACGTCAAACCACGCCATTCACCACATTCGGCAGCGTCTCGCCCCGCACGGCCTTGAGCGCGAGACGTGCCGCAGTTTCGCGCAGCGTGCGCACGGCGGTCGGG includes:
- a CDS encoding malate:quinone oxidoreductase, yielding MSEAASSFVSDASDVVLIGSGIMSANLGAMLKRLDPRLSIQMIEITSEHAREAIASVRASHSSFPIHDHPH